A window of the Acidithiobacillus thiooxidans ATCC 19377 genome harbors these coding sequences:
- a CDS encoding type 1 glutamine amidotransferase domain-containing protein, producing MCYTFLMNQQPYILFLLSSARVLQLRDGTGVPTGFWAEELVVPWNLLKNSGWTLSIGTLDGSIPIVDPESLDPANLNHDSQKASELAKQITCIPELEHPVSLQSLQAGQLDLMQGVFIPGGNGPLMDLAKSVDVARLLQHCRDHHKVLATLCHGSAALLATAHDHSDPPFSGNPVTCFSAAEEAATALAGRWPYTLEEHLRNAGFLVSVGESWQSHVVDDAQILSGQNPASAAALTEAFIQRLFFQTNKENRQ from the coding sequence TTGTGTTACACTTTTCTCATGAACCAGCAGCCCTATATTCTATTTCTGCTCAGTAGCGCCCGGGTTTTGCAACTCCGGGATGGCACCGGGGTACCCACTGGCTTCTGGGCCGAAGAATTGGTCGTTCCGTGGAATCTGCTGAAAAACTCTGGCTGGACTTTGTCTATTGGTACGCTAGACGGCAGTATCCCCATAGTAGATCCGGAAAGTCTGGATCCTGCCAATCTCAACCATGACTCGCAAAAAGCCAGCGAACTGGCGAAGCAGATCACCTGCATACCCGAACTGGAGCATCCTGTTTCCCTGCAAAGTCTGCAGGCCGGGCAGCTGGATCTTATGCAGGGAGTATTTATTCCGGGCGGAAATGGTCCTCTCATGGATTTAGCAAAGTCTGTCGATGTTGCACGCCTTCTCCAGCATTGCCGTGATCATCACAAGGTATTGGCGACCTTATGCCACGGGAGCGCTGCCTTATTGGCGACTGCGCACGATCACAGCGACCCGCCCTTTTCCGGCAATCCGGTCACCTGCTTCAGTGCCGCTGAAGAAGCCGCTACTGCGCTGGCCGGCCGCTGGCCTTATACTCTGGAAGAGCACTTGAGAAATGCGGGATTCCTCGTTAGTGTCGGAGAATCCTGGCAAAGCCATGTGGTCGATGATGCGCAAATTCTGAGTGGTCAGAATCCAGCCTCGGCAGCAGCACTGACGGAAGCTTTTATACAACGATTATTTTTTCAGACTAACAAGGAAAACAGGCAATGA
- a CDS encoding COX aromatic rich motif-containing protein produces the protein MDLNWRNWLKKGWRAAALAPVLLLGGCAHNPFWIFDPKGVMAKTDLFYMIVDVLIMGAIVGLTALLVVWFMWRYQKGKNRGMYDPHWSHSNTIEVFVWGIPIIAVGFLSYFAVRGTFEINPYNPTVITHHMKPNGDPVEVDVIATDWQWLFVYPQYHMAVANELVLPVHTPVFFRLTSSAVTTTFFIPQLVGMIDVMPGMRTKNALLSDHAGEYQGIASDYAGAGTSWMTFKTKMVDKADFAQWVQKVQQAPGSMTYASFNRFAEPFINVNHHLVYFSSVEPGLFDHVMTEVMRGKTWPIPPMMTENMVDYMKKQAAEHRD, from the coding sequence ATGGATTTAAATTGGAGGAACTGGCTGAAAAAGGGGTGGCGCGCTGCGGCGTTGGCTCCCGTTTTGTTGCTGGGTGGTTGCGCACATAACCCTTTCTGGATATTCGATCCCAAGGGGGTCATGGCCAAAACCGATTTGTTTTACATGATCGTGGATGTACTGATCATGGGTGCGATTGTCGGACTGACAGCCTTGCTGGTGGTCTGGTTCATGTGGCGTTATCAGAAAGGCAAGAACCGGGGCATGTATGATCCGCACTGGTCTCATTCCAACACTATTGAAGTGTTTGTCTGGGGTATCCCAATCATTGCCGTCGGATTTCTGTCCTACTTTGCCGTCAGGGGAACTTTCGAAATCAACCCTTATAATCCGACGGTCATCACCCACCATATGAAGCCTAATGGGGACCCGGTGGAAGTGGATGTCATTGCTACGGATTGGCAGTGGTTATTTGTTTATCCGCAATATCACATGGCGGTAGCCAACGAGCTGGTTCTGCCGGTACACACTCCAGTTTTCTTTCGTCTGACTTCCAGTGCCGTGACCACAACCTTCTTCATTCCCCAGCTGGTCGGCATGATTGACGTAATGCCCGGTATGCGTACCAAAAATGCTTTGTTAAGTGATCATGCAGGTGAATATCAAGGTATTGCTTCTGACTATGCCGGTGCAGGTACTTCCTGGATGACTTTTAAAACCAAGATGGTTGACAAGGCAGACTTTGCGCAATGGGTGCAAAAAGTGCAGCAGGCCCCTGGCAGCATGACCTATGCCAGCTTTAACCGTTTCGCGGAGCCTTTCATTAATGTCAATCACCACTTGGTTTACTTCTCTTCAGTGGAGCCGGGTCTGTTTGATCATGTCATGACTGAAGTGATGCGCGGAAAAACCTGGCCAATCCCGCCGATGATGACGGAAAACATGGTTGACTACATGAAAAAGCAAGCCGCTGAACATCGCGATTAA
- a CDS encoding cbb3-type cytochrome c oxidase subunit I, which produces MLVDLPGGWSPLLGRLAWSQIPYANPILAPLFVAVVIGAIAIIGLITYYGKWTYLWKEWLTTVDHKKLGVMYIIIGLVMLFRGFIDGLMIRTQQVWAVGPHSSGVFGSLHGYLTPFHFGQVYSAHGLIMILLAATPLLVGFMNIIVPIQVGARDMAYPYLNALGLWITAAAAALIMISLFVGDFAHNGWFEYAPIFEMQYSPGVGVDYWIWTLQLVALGTTLGGINILATIIKMRAPGMTWGKLPIFVWASLSANVIALTSFPALQIALALVAADRYLGAHFFTAGMGGNLMLYTNLFWIWGHPEVYFVILPAFGMMSEIFPTFSEKPLFGYITMVLASMAIAGVSWLVWLHHFFTMGAGPYVNSAFSVATMLVGIPTGVKVFNWAFTMYRGRLTFNAAMLWAIGALFLLLIGGLTGMMLAIPAINYMVHNSVFVVAHFHSMLLVIVYAIFGSVLYWFPKVFGFKLDEFWAKTMFWLFSAGTALVFVPMYMLGFMGMTRRLEYVFNTGWQPYLDVMELGIVVYTLSVLAFFILLYVSVRDHAKNRVGADAWGTSRSLEWLTHSPVPFYNFAVLPHINERDEVAWRRQHGIDNVRPEHYEDIHMPNNTGVAIIMGGLTFVLGFALTWRIWWLCLVSLLAIIGLMIIRSFRGDPGYIITGAELQRMEEEAYRREAQIADSHHSHPVSGGVVGNAMAYQRNDSSK; this is translated from the coding sequence ATGCTCGTAGATTTACCTGGGGGCTGGAGCCCTCTTCTGGGGCGTCTCGCCTGGTCGCAGATTCCCTATGCCAATCCGATTCTGGCACCGCTCTTCGTAGCGGTGGTCATCGGGGCCATTGCCATCATTGGTCTGATTACCTATTACGGTAAATGGACTTATCTCTGGAAAGAATGGTTGACTACGGTTGATCATAAGAAACTCGGTGTCATGTACATCATCATCGGTCTGGTGATGCTGTTTCGGGGCTTCATCGATGGTTTGATGATTCGTACCCAGCAGGTCTGGGCCGTGGGTCCACATTCTTCCGGGGTGTTCGGATCTCTGCATGGTTATCTGACCCCTTTTCACTTTGGTCAGGTTTATAGTGCCCACGGTCTGATCATGATTTTGCTGGCAGCAACCCCGTTGCTGGTTGGCTTCATGAACATTATCGTGCCGATCCAGGTTGGTGCCCGGGATATGGCTTATCCCTACCTGAATGCCCTGGGATTATGGATTACCGCTGCGGCTGCGGCGTTGATCATGATTTCCCTGTTTGTGGGGGATTTTGCCCACAACGGCTGGTTTGAATATGCGCCGATTTTTGAAATGCAGTACAGTCCGGGTGTGGGTGTGGATTACTGGATCTGGACCCTGCAACTGGTGGCTTTGGGTACGACCCTGGGCGGTATCAACATTCTCGCCACAATCATTAAAATGCGGGCTCCCGGCATGACCTGGGGCAAGTTGCCGATTTTTGTCTGGGCCTCACTGTCGGCCAACGTCATTGCTTTGACTTCTTTCCCGGCCCTGCAGATTGCCTTGGCTCTGGTTGCTGCCGATCGCTATCTGGGTGCGCATTTCTTCACGGCCGGTATGGGCGGCAATTTGATGCTCTATACCAACCTGTTCTGGATCTGGGGTCACCCGGAAGTGTATTTCGTAATCTTGCCGGCTTTCGGCATGATGTCGGAAATTTTCCCGACTTTCTCTGAAAAACCCCTGTTTGGTTATATCACCATGGTGCTGGCCAGTATGGCGATTGCCGGGGTGTCCTGGCTGGTCTGGCTACATCATTTTTTCACCATGGGTGCAGGCCCCTATGTCAATTCGGCTTTCAGTGTGGCCACCATGCTGGTAGGCATTCCTACCGGGGTGAAGGTGTTCAACTGGGCATTTACCATGTACCGGGGGCGCCTGACCTTCAACGCTGCCATGCTCTGGGCGATTGGCGCGCTGTTTCTGCTGCTGATCGGGGGCTTGACCGGCATGATGCTGGCCATTCCTGCCATCAACTACATGGTTCATAACAGCGTGTTTGTGGTTGCACATTTTCACTCCATGTTGCTGGTTATCGTCTACGCCATTTTTGGCTCTGTTCTGTACTGGTTTCCAAAAGTGTTCGGTTTCAAGCTGGATGAGTTCTGGGCGAAAACCATGTTCTGGTTGTTCTCCGCTGGCACGGCACTGGTATTCGTGCCCATGTACATGCTCGGCTTCATGGGCATGACCCGGCGTCTGGAATATGTATTCAATACCGGATGGCAGCCTTATCTGGACGTCATGGAACTCGGCATTGTCGTTTATACCCTGTCGGTATTGGCCTTTTTCATCCTGCTTTATGTCAGCGTACGGGATCATGCGAAAAATCGTGTGGGTGCGGACGCCTGGGGAACCTCACGTTCCTTGGAGTGGCTGACCCATTCTCCCGTGCCGTTTTACAACTTTGCAGTGCTTCCCCATATCAATGAACGGGACGAAGTGGCATGGCGCCGGCAGCATGGTATCGACAACGTCCGTCCTGAACATTACGAAGACATTCACATGCCCAACAACACGGGTGTGGCCATCATTATGGGCGGCCTGACTTTCGTGCTCGGTTTCGCGCTGACCTGGCGCATCTGGTGGCTCTGTCTTGTGTCTTTGCTGGCCATCATCGGGTTGATGATTATCCGTTCATTCAGGGGAGACCCCGGCTACATCATCACCGGTGCCGAGTTGCAGCGGATGGAAGAAGAGGCCTATCGCCGTGAGGCGCAAATTGCCGACAGTCATCACAGCCATCCCGTCAGCGGTGGGGTAGTGGGTAATGCCATGGCCTATCAGCGCAACGATTCGTCGAAATAA
- a CDS encoding cytochrome c oxidase subunit 3: MSSHASTVDPKKAELWDTHHHSHDVISTRTLGYFLYLLSDGMLFATLFAAYGVLSYQHSYFGGPTPAEFVKPWYTFAQTIALFLSVLAYGFGMNALKHKNKSGLINGMLAAFVLGVVFLVLDIRDMSHLYSMGITLASSGGMSAFMVLTQVHATHIFFGLIWILVMIAQVMTKGFTEETVGRLLTLRMFWHLQAVIWVFVYIFVYLWGYIS; the protein is encoded by the coding sequence ATGAGTTCACATGCCAGTACGGTTGATCCCAAAAAAGCGGAATTGTGGGATACCCATCATCATTCCCATGATGTGATTTCCACCCGCACCCTGGGATATTTTTTGTACCTGCTCAGCGACGGTATGTTGTTCGCGACATTGTTTGCCGCTTATGGGGTGCTGAGTTATCAACATAGTTATTTCGGTGGGCCGACCCCTGCTGAATTCGTCAAACCCTGGTACACCTTTGCCCAGACCATCGCCCTGTTTTTGAGTGTTCTGGCTTATGGTTTCGGTATGAATGCCCTGAAGCACAAAAACAAGAGCGGCTTGATCAACGGTATGCTGGCAGCTTTTGTGCTGGGTGTGGTTTTCCTGGTTCTGGATATTCGTGACATGAGTCATCTGTATTCCATGGGTATTACCCTTGCCAGCAGCGGCGGCATGTCGGCATTCATGGTGCTGACTCAGGTGCACGCGACCCATATTTTCTTCGGCTTGATCTGGATTCTGGTGATGATTGCTCAGGTGATGACCAAGGGCTTTACCGAGGAAACGGTGGGTCGTCTGCTCACCCTGCGGATGTTCTGGCATTTGCAGGCGGTGATCTGGGTTTTTGTTTATATCTTTGTCTACTTGTGGGGATACATATCATGA
- a CDS encoding cytochrome o ubiquinol oxidase subunit IV yields the protein MSHGAADPTMHPEVQLSTSKGYFLGFAISAFLMLVATFLVTSHSVPPFGLLMVISVCAGIAVIAQIYFLLHIDISEHNIWNTVALVLFIPLFLITIGLTWWMFSQLYLRTMDMSVMSSAMQPAVHASATPGMAAMPGMNAHSDSGN from the coding sequence ATGAGTCACGGTGCCGCAGATCCGACCATGCATCCGGAAGTGCAACTGTCCACTTCCAAGGGCTACTTTCTGGGTTTTGCCATTTCGGCTTTCCTGATGTTGGTGGCAACTTTTCTGGTGACCTCTCATTCGGTTCCACCTTTCGGTTTGTTGATGGTGATTTCAGTGTGTGCGGGAATTGCCGTGATTGCCCAGATTTATTTCCTGCTGCATATCGATATTTCCGAGCACAATATCTGGAATACGGTGGCCCTGGTCCTGTTTATTCCTCTGTTCCTGATTACCATCGGACTGACCTGGTGGATGTTCTCACAGCTGTATCTGCGGACCATGGATATGTCAGTGATGTCATCGGCCATGCAACCTGCCGTGCACGCATCAGCCACTCCCGGAATGGCAGCCATGCCGGGTATGAACGCTCATTCGGATTCAGGTAACTAA
- a CDS encoding cytochrome C oxidase assembly protein has translation MATSLGAKPAVVSDTTLPHAIEGEMTPAVRMIGRIITAGLLLAVAAGLWQGFSSHGLLNGLVNGLKASEVGFAMVLILLGSIVEGFGYGLSLGTKWPYTRNIVVLMVRGDPEAAHRVVATLVGLVALALVILAPTVTTISGLILIVVTALFGMGTLYVLAGRAPAFVHGTHGLLAYGVFLVYLTGLAYPGLNFWTYLGAMGALHALLLAVFLGGMTTGQRGFGTAIGAFVQPRKASQWTIAAHITAGLILVATLGYMMPAYPIAFYLAVGQFAVGFLLFHAVSLKPKDPGIMVAFHQSMVLLMALAIVLVWR, from the coding sequence ATGGCTACGTCCCTGGGAGCAAAGCCCGCAGTAGTTTCGGATACAACACTTCCCCACGCCATAGAAGGGGAGATGACGCCGGCGGTGCGCATGATTGGCCGGATCATCACGGCCGGTCTGCTGCTGGCGGTGGCGGCAGGTCTCTGGCAGGGTTTCAGCAGTCACGGACTGCTGAATGGCCTGGTCAACGGCCTCAAGGCCAGCGAAGTCGGCTTTGCCATGGTCCTGATCCTGCTCGGCAGCATCGTCGAAGGCTTCGGTTATGGCCTGTCTCTGGGGACCAAGTGGCCCTACACCCGCAATATTGTTGTGCTGATGGTCCGGGGTGACCCGGAAGCCGCCCATCGGGTCGTCGCCACCCTGGTCGGACTGGTTGCCCTGGCACTGGTCATTCTCGCCCCCACGGTCACCACCATCAGTGGTCTGATTCTGATTGTCGTGACCGCCCTGTTTGGCATGGGCACCCTCTACGTGCTCGCCGGTCGGGCCCCGGCTTTTGTGCACGGCACCCATGGCCTGCTGGCTTATGGCGTGTTCCTGGTTTACCTCACCGGGCTGGCCTACCCCGGTCTCAATTTCTGGACTTATCTCGGTGCCATGGGCGCGCTCCATGCCCTGCTGCTCGCGGTCTTTCTGGGGGGCATGACCACCGGACAACGCGGCTTCGGCACCGCGATCGGCGCCTTCGTACAACCCCGGAAAGCCTCGCAGTGGACCATTGCCGCCCACATCACGGCGGGCCTCATTCTGGTCGCCACTCTGGGCTACATGATGCCCGCCTACCCGATTGCCTTCTATCTGGCTGTCGGGCAGTTCGCGGTTGGATTTTTACTTTTTCACGCCGTCAGCCTCAAACCCAAAGACCCCGGCATCATGGTCGCCTTTCACCAGAGCATGGTACTGCTCATGGCCCTGGCCATTGTCCTGGTCTGGCGCTGA
- a CDS encoding heme o synthase codes for MKSHVITATPSDPDGLLSAAGTEAARHQNFRPGLFLHDLWVLAKARVVSLLVFTAAVGEILAPNALIHWQSALAGLFGIALAGGAGGVLNQIVEPDLDQHMRRTLHRPLAEGRISRRGAIVYAVLLMTAAIAILAWGTNPLTLILTLAGTVGYGVVYTLYLKPSTPWNIVWGGLAGALPPLIGWTAITGSIAALPVVLVLLVFVWTPAHFWPLAINCRRDYAKACIPMLPCTHGIDRTRKEVLNYAILTWVVSMIPAFLTGDWIYGGIAWLSGAWFVGMALRLKALPEGQEMDQYARSMFAYSISYLFLLYTALILGKLVMGYGFF; via the coding sequence ATGAAAAGTCACGTGATCACCGCTACCCCCAGCGACCCCGACGGCCTTCTGTCGGCCGCAGGAACAGAAGCCGCCCGCCACCAGAATTTTCGCCCCGGCCTCTTTCTCCATGACCTCTGGGTCCTGGCCAAAGCCCGGGTCGTCTCCCTGCTGGTCTTCACCGCCGCCGTCGGCGAAATACTCGCCCCCAACGCCCTGATCCACTGGCAGTCCGCTCTCGCCGGACTGTTCGGCATTGCCCTGGCCGGTGGTGCGGGCGGCGTGCTCAACCAGATCGTCGAACCGGACCTCGACCAGCACATGCGCCGCACCCTGCACCGGCCGCTGGCCGAAGGCCGCATCAGCCGCCGGGGCGCCATCGTCTACGCCGTTCTGCTCATGACCGCCGCCATTGCCATTCTCGCCTGGGGCACCAACCCCCTGACCCTGATTCTGACCCTGGCCGGCACCGTGGGCTACGGCGTGGTCTACACTCTCTACCTCAAACCCAGCACCCCCTGGAACATCGTCTGGGGTGGGCTGGCGGGTGCCCTGCCCCCCCTGATTGGCTGGACCGCCATCACCGGCAGCATCGCTGCCCTCCCGGTGGTTCTGGTCCTGCTGGTGTTTGTCTGGACCCCCGCGCACTTCTGGCCCCTGGCCATCAACTGCCGGCGCGACTACGCCAAAGCCTGCATACCCATGCTGCCCTGCACCCACGGCATCGACCGGACCCGCAAGGAAGTCCTGAACTACGCCATCCTCACCTGGGTAGTCAGCATGATCCCGGCGTTTCTGACCGGAGACTGGATTTATGGTGGCATTGCCTGGCTCTCGGGCGCCTGGTTTGTGGGCATGGCCTTGCGCCTGAAAGCCCTGCCCGAAGGCCAGGAAATGGATCAATACGCCCGCAGCATGTTCGCTTATTCCATCTCTTATCTGTTTTTGCTTTATACTGCCCTGATCCTTGGTAAACTAGTGATGGGTTATGGCTTCTTCTGA
- a CDS encoding MFS transporter, with protein sequence MSPQEKRAVSGLSFIYVARMLGLFMLMPVLALDNDQLRYSTPLLLGLAIGVYGLAQAALQFPFGAASDRFGRKKVLVFGIILFILGSLLGAVTHNIYGIILARLLQGAGAVSSVLLATAGDLTGDQHRTKAMAAIGGSIAVAYVLGIAIGPVFYGLWGLTGVFLVAAALGVLALYPLWKIIPPIAHAQQNRMGSWADAMKMFRHPPVLTASVGIFILQMVLGASFVVLSPELVNAMHIPESGIWEVYLPVMLLSVLLMLFPVIYAEKNKQHGQMLIVSGLAIAVGALIMGLESGNFWPVGIGAVIFFAGYNIASAILPSMMSRSTLPEQRGASSGVYSMMQFLGIFVGGVLGGWGLGLAGDQGVFYILTAVGIILAIQSWNGKRMALLLAPDSHS encoded by the coding sequence ATGAGTCCGCAGGAAAAACGGGCTGTCAGTGGCCTGAGCTTTATTTATGTCGCGCGCATGCTCGGCCTGTTTATGCTCATGCCAGTGCTGGCCCTCGATAATGACCAGTTACGATACAGTACGCCCCTGTTGCTGGGTCTGGCTATTGGAGTTTACGGGCTTGCCCAGGCTGCTTTGCAATTTCCTTTCGGGGCAGCCTCCGACCGCTTTGGACGGAAAAAGGTGCTGGTTTTCGGCATCATCCTTTTTATTCTGGGCTCATTGCTGGGCGCAGTGACCCACAATATTTATGGCATTATTCTGGCGCGGTTACTGCAAGGTGCCGGTGCCGTGTCTTCGGTGCTTCTGGCTACGGCTGGAGACCTGACCGGCGATCAGCATCGTACCAAAGCCATGGCGGCCATTGGTGGCAGTATTGCTGTTGCCTATGTGCTGGGTATTGCTATCGGTCCGGTATTTTACGGACTTTGGGGTTTGACCGGGGTGTTCCTGGTAGCGGCGGCACTGGGAGTGCTGGCGCTATATCCGCTCTGGAAAATTATTCCACCTATTGCGCACGCGCAGCAGAATCGTATGGGTAGCTGGGCGGATGCCATGAAAATGTTCCGCCATCCACCGGTACTCACGGCCAGTGTTGGAATTTTCATTTTGCAGATGGTTCTGGGTGCGAGCTTTGTGGTGCTTTCTCCAGAACTGGTCAATGCCATGCACATTCCCGAAAGTGGCATCTGGGAAGTGTATTTGCCGGTCATGCTGCTTTCGGTGCTGCTCATGCTGTTTCCGGTAATTTATGCGGAAAAAAACAAGCAACACGGGCAGATGCTGATTGTCAGCGGTCTCGCCATTGCGGTTGGAGCCCTGATTATGGGACTGGAATCCGGAAATTTTTGGCCCGTAGGTATTGGCGCGGTTATTTTCTTTGCCGGCTATAATATTGCTTCGGCAATATTGCCTTCGATGATGAGCCGCAGCACCCTTCCCGAACAGCGTGGTGCCTCCAGTGGCGTGTATTCCATGATGCAGTTTCTGGGTATTTTTGTGGGCGGGGTGTTGGGAGGATGGGGTCTTGGCCTCGCGGGAGATCAAGGCGTGTTTTACATTCTCACCGCAGTGGGTATTATTCTGGCGATTCAGAGCTGGAATGGTAAACGCATGGCCTTATTACTTGCTCCGGATAGTCATTCCTGA
- a CDS encoding undecaprenyl-diphosphate phosphatase translates to MIHHIYLLLLAMLQGVTELFPISSLGHIILVPALLHWPINRDADWFLPFVVVLHLATAAALLLFFWKDWAALIGGFVRARGKPSNPQSRLLWILFVASIPAGLLGLLLAHKIRYLFGGFTFAAVALMANGIMLIWGDRLRSRHPSHSLDNLSWMRAIIIGFAQSMALIPGFSRSGATLVAGIGVGLDYENSARFSFLLATPIIAAAGALEVPKLFHAHMHSGLLGTIFLAGALAGLCAWGSVWFLMHYFHKHEVTALRPFGIYCIGFGALALLIGG, encoded by the coding sequence GTGATCCATCATATCTACCTGTTGTTGCTGGCCATGCTGCAAGGGGTTACCGAGCTGTTTCCCATCTCCAGCCTCGGGCACATTATTCTCGTTCCGGCCCTGCTGCACTGGCCCATCAATCGCGACGCGGACTGGTTTTTGCCTTTTGTGGTGGTCCTGCATCTTGCCACCGCCGCCGCTCTCCTGCTGTTTTTCTGGAAAGACTGGGCAGCCCTGATTGGTGGCTTTGTACGGGCGCGGGGCAAGCCCAGCAATCCCCAATCGCGATTATTGTGGATACTATTCGTTGCTTCCATTCCTGCGGGTCTTCTCGGCCTCCTTCTCGCCCATAAAATCCGCTATCTTTTTGGCGGTTTCACTTTTGCGGCCGTTGCATTGATGGCAAACGGAATCATGCTGATCTGGGGTGACCGATTACGCTCCCGTCATCCCAGTCATTCACTGGATAACCTAAGCTGGATGCGCGCCATCATTATTGGCTTTGCTCAATCCATGGCTCTGATTCCCGGGTTTTCCCGTTCAGGTGCCACTCTGGTGGCCGGGATTGGCGTAGGACTGGATTATGAAAACTCTGCCCGTTTTTCCTTTTTACTGGCAACACCGATTATTGCGGCTGCCGGTGCGTTGGAAGTACCCAAACTTTTTCACGCCCACATGCACAGCGGCTTGTTGGGAACCATTTTCCTGGCAGGGGCCCTCGCTGGACTTTGTGCCTGGGGTTCAGTCTGGTTTCTGATGCATTACTTCCACAAACACGAAGTTACCGCCTTGCGCCCCTTCGGAATTTACTGCATCGGTTTCGGGGCGCTGGCATTGCTGATAGGCGGCTAA
- the greA gene encoding transcription elongation factor GreA yields the protein MSDKVPMTVIGAQRLREELQRLKSVERPAVIEAIAEARAKGDLSENAEYDAAKEQQAFIEGRIREVEDFLSRAQVIDPKTLNTGGKIVFAATVELEDAEGKEVTYQIVGDAEADIKENKISISSPIARALIGKHEGDLVEVRAPAGAREYTILAVRYE from the coding sequence ATGAGCGATAAAGTCCCCATGACTGTCATCGGCGCACAACGTTTGCGCGAAGAATTACAACGGCTGAAATCCGTAGAACGGCCCGCCGTCATTGAGGCTATTGCCGAAGCCCGTGCCAAGGGCGACCTTTCGGAAAATGCCGAATATGACGCCGCCAAGGAACAGCAGGCGTTTATTGAAGGACGCATTCGTGAGGTGGAGGATTTTCTCTCCCGCGCCCAGGTCATAGACCCCAAGACGCTGAATACCGGTGGAAAAATTGTATTTGCTGCAACTGTCGAGCTGGAAGACGCAGAAGGCAAGGAAGTAACTTATCAGATTGTAGGAGATGCCGAAGCGGACATTAAGGAAAATAAAATTTCCATCAGTTCGCCCATTGCCCGCGCCCTGATTGGTAAACACGAAGGCGATCTGGTAGAAGTGCGCGCCCCTGCAGGTGCCCGCGAGTACACCATTCTCGCCGTACGCTACGAATAA